A window from Thiohalomonas denitrificans encodes these proteins:
- the ptsP gene encoding phosphoenolpyruvate--protein phosphotransferase, producing the protein MFSLLRTIVQEVNAARNLDQALEIIVRRVKEAIGVDVCSIYLSDNGARELLLMASDGLNPESVGTVTLSWEEGLVGLVAERAEPVNLENAPAHRRFRYFPETGEERYHAFLGVPIIHHRKVLGVLVVQRHAEGRFDEDTVTLLVTIAAQLAGAIAHAEAVGALDGLQEQNGRMDSRPLPGLPGAAGVAMGTAVVMHPFADIDGIPDRPAESPDAEKTRFLDAVLLVRDDVKGMIERMEGTLPSADSALFDAYLMMLDSDSLTGDTLERIDAGNWAPGALRDTITEHVRAFDAMEDVYLKERVEDVRDLGRRILYRMEQQDKPKERKYPKETVLIGEEITASMLAEVPPECLAGVVSVRGSRTSHTAILARAMGIPAVMGVRDLPVGKVDGRTIIADGYSGRIYINPSETVTLEYIRLQREEAELSEGLLSIRDLPSETTDGFRVPLYANTGLVSDIRPSIHSGAEGVGLYRTEFPFMIRDRFPGEEEQRQVYRQVLEAFQPRPVVMRTLDVGGDKALPYFPIQEDNPFLGWRGIRITLDHPEIFLAQIRAMMKANIGYNNLALLLPMISSVGELDEALVLIHRAHRELLEEGEQVILPAIGVMVEVPSVVFQADRIAQSVDFLSVGTNDLTQYLLAVDRNNGRVAELYESLHPAVLKALIQVVEGAHRHGKPVSVCGEMAGDPAAAILLAGMGMDSLSVSSSSLLRIKWVVRSISMQQARSLLDEALQMDRPELIRERMNAALEENGLGGLVRAGK; encoded by the coding sequence ATGTTCAGTCTGCTGCGGACCATTGTTCAGGAAGTCAACGCCGCCCGAAATCTCGATCAGGCGCTGGAGATCATTGTCCGGCGGGTGAAAGAGGCTATCGGGGTGGATGTCTGCTCGATCTATCTCAGCGACAACGGCGCCCGCGAACTGCTGCTGATGGCCTCCGACGGACTCAATCCGGAGTCCGTGGGCACGGTGACGCTCTCCTGGGAGGAGGGGTTGGTCGGTCTCGTGGCGGAACGCGCCGAGCCCGTCAACCTGGAAAACGCCCCCGCTCACCGTCGCTTTCGCTACTTCCCCGAGACTGGCGAGGAGCGTTACCACGCCTTTTTGGGCGTTCCCATCATTCACCACCGCAAGGTCCTTGGAGTCCTTGTGGTTCAGCGGCACGCGGAAGGTCGTTTCGACGAGGACACCGTCACTCTTCTTGTCACCATCGCGGCGCAGTTGGCCGGTGCCATTGCCCATGCCGAGGCCGTGGGAGCACTGGACGGCCTTCAGGAGCAGAACGGCAGGATGGATTCCCGGCCGCTGCCGGGGTTGCCGGGCGCTGCCGGGGTCGCCATGGGTACGGCGGTGGTGATGCACCCTTTTGCCGATATCGACGGCATCCCCGATCGACCGGCTGAAAGCCCGGATGCGGAAAAGACTCGCTTCCTGGATGCGGTATTGCTGGTGCGGGACGATGTGAAGGGAATGATTGAGCGTATGGAAGGGACCCTGCCTTCCGCGGACAGTGCCCTCTTTGATGCCTATCTGATGATGCTCGACAGCGACAGTCTGACCGGGGACACCCTGGAGCGGATCGACGCGGGAAACTGGGCGCCGGGAGCCCTGCGTGACACCATCACGGAGCATGTGCGCGCCTTCGACGCCATGGAGGATGTCTATCTGAAGGAGCGTGTGGAGGATGTGCGTGATCTGGGGCGGCGGATCCTCTACCGCATGGAGCAGCAGGACAAGCCTAAAGAGCGCAAATATCCCAAGGAAACCGTGCTGATTGGTGAAGAGATCACCGCATCCATGCTTGCCGAAGTACCACCCGAGTGCCTCGCGGGCGTGGTTTCGGTGAGGGGCTCGCGTACCTCTCATACGGCCATTCTCGCCCGTGCCATGGGGATCCCGGCGGTAATGGGCGTCAGAGACCTCCCCGTAGGCAAGGTCGATGGCCGCACCATCATCGCGGATGGCTACAGCGGGCGTATCTATATCAATCCGTCAGAGACGGTCACTCTGGAATATATCCGCCTCCAGCGTGAGGAGGCGGAGCTTTCAGAGGGCCTGCTATCGATACGGGATCTGCCGTCGGAGACCACTGACGGCTTCCGGGTGCCGCTCTATGCCAACACAGGACTGGTCTCGGACATCCGCCCTTCGATCCATTCCGGCGCCGAAGGCGTGGGGCTCTACCGGACCGAATTCCCGTTCATGATCCGCGACCGCTTCCCTGGTGAGGAGGAGCAGCGGCAGGTCTATCGTCAGGTACTGGAGGCATTCCAGCCGCGGCCGGTGGTGATGCGTACCCTGGATGTTGGTGGCGACAAGGCGCTGCCCTATTTCCCCATTCAGGAGGACAATCCATTTTTGGGTTGGCGCGGCATCCGGATTACCCTGGACCACCCGGAGATCTTCCTGGCCCAGATCCGGGCGATGATGAAGGCCAACATCGGGTACAACAACCTCGCACTGCTGCTGCCGATGATTAGCTCCGTCGGTGAACTGGACGAGGCGCTGGTGCTGATCCACCGTGCCCACCGCGAATTGCTGGAAGAGGGGGAGCAGGTCATCCTGCCTGCCATCGGCGTCATGGTCGAGGTGCCCTCGGTGGTCTTCCAGGCGGATCGAATCGCGCAGTCGGTGGATTTCCTGTCGGTGGGAACCAACGACCTGACCCAATATCTTCTCGCCGTGGACCGCAACAATGGCCGGGTAGCGGAACTCTACGAATCGTTGCATCCGGCGGTGCTGAAGGCTCTGATCCAGGTGGTGGAGGGGGCGCATCGGCACGGCAAGCCGGTGAGCGTATGTGGCGAAATGGCCGGCGACCCGGCGGCGGCTATTCTGCTGGCGGGGATGGGTATGGATTCGCTGAGTGTAAGCTCCTCCAGTCTGCTGCGGATCAAATGGGTCGTTCGCAGTATCTCCATGCAACAGGCGCGCAGCCTGCTGGACGAGGCACTTCAGATGGACCGTCCGGAACTCATTCGCGAGCGTATGAATGCCGCTCTGGAAGAGAACGGCCTCGGTGGACTGGTGCGTGCCGGTAAGTAA
- a CDS encoding RNA pyrophosphohydrolase produces the protein MIDSEGYRPNVGIILCNPERKLLWARRYGQDAWQFPQGGIRFDETPEEAVYRELMEEVGLEAHDVEIIGCTRGWLRYRLPKRFIRRKSRPLCIGQKQRWFLLRLTSMDSRVKLDLTDAPEFDDWRWVDYWDPLQEIVFFKRRVYERALNELAPLLFPEQKSARMASGRRKTTAR, from the coding sequence GTGATTGATTCGGAGGGCTATCGCCCAAACGTAGGTATCATACTGTGCAACCCGGAGCGAAAGCTGCTTTGGGCCCGCCGCTATGGGCAGGATGCCTGGCAGTTTCCCCAGGGGGGGATTCGCTTTGACGAAACGCCGGAAGAAGCCGTCTACCGCGAACTGATGGAAGAGGTGGGTCTTGAAGCCCATGATGTAGAGATCATTGGTTGCACGCGGGGTTGGTTACGCTATCGTCTCCCCAAGCGCTTCATTCGCCGCAAGAGTCGGCCGCTCTGCATCGGCCAGAAGCAGCGCTGGTTTCTTCTGCGGCTGACCAGTATGGATTCCAGGGTGAAGCTCGATCTGACCGACGCGCCGGAATTCGACGACTGGCGCTGGGTGGATTACTGGGACCCGCTGCAAGAGATCGTTTTCTTCAAACGCCGCGTCTACGAAAGAGCCCTCAACGAGCTGGCCCCGCTGCTGTTTCCTGAGCAGAAAAGTGCCCGGATGGCCTCGGGACGCCGCAAAACCACGGCGCGCTGA
- a CDS encoding histidinol-phosphatase: MELAIFDLDNTLLGGDSDYLWGRFLVRKGLVDGETYERANQRFYEQYKAGTLDIHEFLRFSLKPLTEHRPETLEAWHRIFMEEMIEPIILPKARALVERHRNEGRRPLIITATNRFVTAPIAAAFGIEDILATDPEQVNGRYTGNVAGLPCFQEGKVERLKAWLDETSLTLKGSWFYSDSQNDLPLLEQVEHPVAVDPDDTLAETARARGWEILSLR; encoded by the coding sequence GTGGAACTCGCCATTTTCGACCTGGACAATACCCTGCTGGGCGGGGATTCCGACTACCTATGGGGCCGTTTTCTGGTCCGCAAGGGCCTGGTAGATGGTGAGACGTACGAACGGGCCAACCAGCGTTTTTACGAACAGTACAAGGCCGGCACCCTGGATATCCATGAATTCCTTCGTTTCAGCCTCAAGCCCCTCACTGAACATCGGCCGGAGACACTGGAAGCCTGGCATCGGATCTTCATGGAGGAAATGATAGAGCCGATTATACTGCCAAAAGCCCGTGCCCTGGTCGAGCGTCACCGTAACGAAGGCCGGCGCCCGCTGATCATCACCGCCACCAACCGCTTTGTCACCGCTCCCATCGCCGCGGCCTTCGGCATCGAAGACATCCTGGCCACCGATCCCGAGCAGGTGAATGGCCGTTACACCGGCAATGTAGCCGGACTGCCCTGCTTTCAAGAGGGCAAGGTAGAGCGTCTCAAGGCCTGGCTCGACGAGACGTCACTAACGCTCAAAGGTAGCTGGTTTTACTCCGATTCACAAAATGATCTCCCCCTGCTGGAGCAGGTCGAACACCCGGTCGCGGTCGATCCCGACGACACACTCGCAGAGACCGCACGCGCACGCGGCTGGGAGATTCTTTCGTTGCGGTAG
- the argA gene encoding amino-acid N-acetyltransferase, whose amino-acid sequence MTHPSQTANHDYVHWFRNSAPYINAFRGRTFVVAFGGEVVAEKQFASLVHDIALLNSLGVRLVLVHGARPQIEERLRERGAKMKYVNGLRVTDEQALACVKEATGTVRVEIEALLSMGLANSPMAGAEIRVASGNFVTAQPLGIRNGVDYLHTGEVRRIAESAVRKQLDDGAIVLLSPLGYSPTGEIFNLSAEDVATAAAVELGASKLIYLVDGPGLTDKDGNLVREISLDEAAEWFDGHGDIPEGIAKCLFSAQFAGSEGVRRAHLIDRHQDGSLLLELFTRDGVGTLVTAESYEDTRPATIDDVGGILELIAPLEEEGVLVRRSREWLEMEIDHFIVVERDGMTVASATLYPFPEERVGELACLAVHPDYRNLGRGDALLEYVERKARKLGVERLFVLTTRTAHWFQERGFRTATLKELPVKRQEMYNYQRRSKVFIKEL is encoded by the coding sequence TTGACCCATCCTTCACAGACTGCTAACCACGACTACGTTCACTGGTTCCGCAATTCAGCGCCCTACATCAACGCCTTTCGCGGGCGTACGTTTGTGGTCGCCTTCGGAGGCGAGGTGGTGGCCGAGAAGCAGTTCGCCAGCCTCGTTCACGATATCGCCCTGCTCAACAGTCTGGGCGTGCGTCTGGTGCTGGTGCACGGAGCTCGACCGCAGATTGAGGAGCGCCTGCGGGAAAGGGGCGCGAAGATGAAGTATGTCAACGGTCTGCGGGTGACGGACGAGCAGGCACTGGCCTGCGTGAAGGAGGCGACGGGTACCGTCCGCGTCGAAATAGAGGCACTGCTGTCGATGGGATTGGCCAATTCGCCGATGGCCGGTGCCGAAATCCGCGTCGCATCGGGAAATTTCGTCACCGCCCAACCGCTGGGGATCCGCAACGGAGTCGATTACCTGCACACCGGGGAGGTCCGGCGCATCGCCGAGTCGGCGGTCCGCAAACAGCTCGATGACGGTGCCATCGTCCTGCTCTCGCCACTGGGGTACTCGCCAACGGGGGAAATCTTCAATCTCAGCGCGGAGGATGTGGCCACTGCCGCTGCGGTCGAGCTTGGTGCCTCCAAGCTCATCTATCTGGTGGACGGTCCCGGCCTTACAGACAAAGATGGAAATCTGGTGCGTGAGATCAGCCTTGACGAGGCGGCCGAGTGGTTTGACGGCCACGGCGACATCCCCGAGGGGATCGCCAAGTGTCTCTTCTCCGCCCAGTTTGCCGGCAGTGAAGGGGTTCGCCGTGCCCACCTGATCGACCGCCATCAGGATGGTTCGCTGCTGCTTGAATTGTTCACCCGCGACGGAGTGGGAACACTCGTTACCGCCGAATCCTACGAGGATACGCGGCCGGCGACCATCGACGATGTGGGAGGAATTCTGGAGCTCATCGCCCCGCTGGAGGAGGAGGGTGTGCTGGTGCGGCGCTCCCGCGAATGGCTGGAGATGGAGATCGATCACTTCATCGTCGTTGAGCGCGACGGCATGACCGTCGCCAGTGCCACCCTCTACCCCTTTCCGGAGGAGAGAGTCGGGGAACTCGCCTGCCTGGCGGTACATCCCGATTACCGGAACCTGGGGCGCGGCGACGCCCTGCTCGAGTATGTGGAGCGTAAGGCAAGAAAACTCGGCGTAGAGCGACTGTTCGTGCTCACAACCCGAACTGCCCACTGGTTCCAGGAACGCGGATTTCGTACCGCCACACTCAAGGAGCTACCGGTGAAGCGGCAAGAGATGTATAACTACCAGCGCCGCTCCAAGGTCTTTATCAAAGAGCTTTAG
- a CDS encoding Dam family site-specific DNA-(adenine-N6)-methyltransferase, which produces MTISAPNGQPLNRPFLKWAGNKFRILDRVRSCLPAGKRLVEPFVGSGAVFLNTDYPHYLLSDSNRDLVELYSTLKTQGEEFIECCYALFRPENNREETYYRLRNEFNDTDDPVRRAALFLYLNRHGYNGLCRYNRSGGFNVPFGRYRRPYFPADEMKTFHRKAQRAVFRHEDFEKTMSRLKTGDVVYCDPPYVPLSASANFTAYSAGGFDLEAQRRLAAKARQAARSGIPVLISNHDTPETERLYTGCDIERFEVQRYISCNGEKRGKAGELLALYEPIHRNGQGV; this is translated from the coding sequence ATGACTATCTCTGCACCCAACGGTCAACCGTTAAACCGTCCCTTTCTCAAATGGGCGGGAAACAAATTTCGTATCCTCGACCGCGTCCGCAGCTGCTTGCCTGCCGGAAAGCGGCTGGTGGAGCCTTTTGTCGGCTCGGGCGCGGTTTTTCTCAACACCGATTACCCACACTATCTGCTGTCCGACAGCAATCGCGATCTGGTCGAGCTCTACAGCACGTTGAAAACACAGGGCGAGGAGTTCATCGAGTGCTGCTATGCGCTGTTCCGACCCGAGAACAATCGTGAAGAGACCTATTACCGGCTTCGCAACGAGTTCAACGATACCGACGATCCGGTGCGCCGCGCAGCGCTGTTCCTGTACCTGAATCGCCACGGCTACAACGGGCTTTGTCGCTACAACCGGAGCGGCGGATTCAATGTCCCGTTCGGACGCTACCGGCGGCCCTACTTTCCAGCCGACGAGATGAAGACCTTCCACCGCAAGGCCCAACGCGCCGTCTTCCGCCACGAGGATTTCGAAAAAACCATGTCGCGTCTGAAAACCGGCGATGTGGTCTATTGCGATCCGCCCTATGTGCCCCTTTCCGCCTCCGCCAACTTTACCGCCTATTCCGCCGGCGGATTCGATCTGGAAGCGCAGCGACGCCTGGCGGCAAAGGCCCGGCAGGCAGCCCGCAGCGGAATTCCGGTATTGATATCGAACCATGACACGCCTGAAACCGAGCGCCTTTACACCGGCTGCGACATCGAACGCTTTGAGGTGCAGCGCTACATCAGCTGCAATGGGGAAAAGCGGGGAAAGGCCGGAGAACTCCTTGCGCTGTACGAGCCCATCCACCGAAACGGTCAGGGGGTCTGA
- a CDS encoding Maf family protein codes for MDLSAKPLIHLASASPRRGELLKQIGVSFNQFPVDITEVCRTGEVAEVFCLRLALEKARAGRARLPSSDSRPVLGSDTVVVLNEHVLGKPADREDALAMLRQLSGHTHEVYTAVALVGVDERAESRLSVSHVTFRALDEEEIAAYWATGEPLDKAGAYGIQGFGAVFVERLEGSYSGVMGLPLFETAELLGHFGIEIFKTEE; via the coding sequence ATCGATTTGTCTGCCAAGCCGCTGATCCATCTGGCTTCCGCATCGCCACGGCGTGGTGAACTGCTGAAGCAAATAGGGGTTTCTTTCAATCAGTTTCCGGTCGATATTACGGAAGTGTGCCGGACCGGGGAGGTGGCCGAGGTTTTCTGCCTGCGACTGGCCCTGGAGAAGGCCCGTGCGGGTCGGGCGCGGCTGCCATCCTCCGATTCGCGGCCGGTACTCGGTTCCGATACTGTGGTCGTCCTGAATGAACACGTGCTGGGCAAGCCCGCCGACCGGGAGGATGCGCTGGCCATGCTTCGGCAGCTGTCGGGCCATACCCATGAGGTCTACACAGCGGTGGCGCTGGTGGGTGTCGATGAGCGGGCCGAAAGCCGACTTTCGGTCAGCCATGTAACCTTTCGGGCGCTCGATGAGGAAGAGATCGCGGCTTATTGGGCAACGGGTGAGCCGCTAGACAAGGCCGGCGCCTATGGGATTCAGGGATTCGGTGCTGTTTTCGTGGAGCGGCTGGAAGGAAGTTATTCCGGTGTGATGGGCCTGCCGCTTTTTGAAACGGCGGAGTTGCTGGGACATTTCGGCATCGAGATATTCAAGACAGAAGAATAA
- the argE gene encoding acetylornithine deacetylase has product MAQLPDLLSRLTELVAVPSMSSVSPEFDTSNRGVIALLAEWLNDAGFSVEELPLPHQPDKANLIATLGKGSGGLVLAGHTDTVPYDQGRWNHDPFSLTEAEGRLYGLGICDMKGFFALAIEAASRFDPARLKRPLLILATADEESSMEGAQALVDLGRPKARYAVIGEPTGLRPVNAHKGIMMEAVHLSGRAGHSSDPALGVNALEGMHKVLGDLLAWRDQLQATHHDPQFKVPVPTLNPGHIHGGDNPNRICGSCELHFDLRPLPGMDLEALRHTLDQRLQRLLDGSELGWERRSLFGGTPPMHTAATSAVVREAQRLTGHVPEAVAFGTEGPYFTQLGMETLILGPGDIAQAHQPDEYLALDRLRPMVDILEGLIHGFCCEDG; this is encoded by the coding sequence ATGGCTCAGCTACCCGATCTCTTGTCACGGCTTACCGAGTTGGTTGCCGTCCCGTCGATGAGCAGCGTAAGTCCCGAGTTTGATACTAGCAACCGGGGTGTCATCGCACTTCTGGCGGAGTGGCTTAATGACGCCGGTTTTTCGGTCGAGGAGTTGCCGCTTCCTCACCAGCCCGACAAGGCCAATCTGATTGCGACGCTCGGGAAGGGGTCGGGAGGGCTGGTGCTGGCGGGCCATACCGATACGGTACCGTACGACCAGGGGCGCTGGAACCATGACCCGTTCAGTCTGACAGAGGCAGAGGGTCGGCTATACGGACTTGGTATTTGCGACATGAAGGGCTTTTTCGCCCTGGCTATCGAGGCGGCGAGCCGTTTTGACCCCGCCCGTTTGAAACGGCCGCTGCTGATCCTCGCCACTGCGGACGAGGAGAGTTCCATGGAGGGTGCGCAGGCGCTGGTGGATCTCGGCAGGCCCAAGGCCCGCTATGCCGTCATCGGTGAGCCCACTGGATTGAGGCCGGTGAATGCCCACAAAGGCATCATGATGGAGGCGGTGCACTTGAGTGGGAGGGCCGGACACTCGAGCGACCCCGCGTTGGGCGTGAATGCCCTTGAAGGAATGCACAAGGTGCTGGGCGATCTGCTGGCCTGGCGTGACCAGCTACAGGCAACACATCACGATCCGCAGTTCAAAGTGCCGGTACCCACCCTCAATCCGGGGCACATCCATGGCGGCGACAATCCCAACCGGATTTGCGGCTCGTGCGAGTTGCACTTCGACTTGCGCCCCTTGCCGGGGATGGATCTGGAGGCCCTTCGCCACACGCTCGATCAGCGTCTGCAACGGCTTCTGGATGGATCGGAGCTGGGTTGGGAGCGGCGTTCACTGTTCGGCGGGACACCACCCATGCACACCGCAGCCACTTCCGCCGTGGTGCGGGAGGCTCAGCGCCTTACCGGACATGTCCCCGAAGCGGTGGCATTCGGCACTGAGGGACCCTATTTCACTCAATTGGGGATGGAAACGCTGATTCTCGGCCCCGGCGACATCGCCCAGGCGCACCAGCCTGATGAATACCTGGCACTGGATCGATTACGGCCGATGGTCGATATTCTGGAAGGGCTTATCCACGGGTTTTGCTGTGAGGATGGCTAA